One Glycine max cultivar Williams 82 chromosome 1, Glycine_max_v4.0, whole genome shotgun sequence genomic window, gcatttttaaaattatataatgtgaTGACAGCTTTATGTCTCTCTTCTTAGGTTCACTAACTCACACAACTGTTGGTTggattttttaaactttatcaataaaaaaaattaaaagaaatactactACAATATTAAGAAATGGAATAATACTGTATtcataaaaatgattataaaaaattgagaatgatATTAATAACTAACTATTCCCTTAAATTTGCAGAAGAATACATTTCTCCTTATGATACTATTTATAGGGGGGGAAAATCCACTGGAcagtgattttctttcttcaacATGAATCACGGTCCTGaagtcaaaaataaaatatatacacacacatattattctcttatcttttcatgttctttttcatttttcaatcgaCACTAGAGAAGGCCATTGTTCCCTTCAATTAAAGTTGTCAGCATAGCATAccgaaaaaaaaagttgtctgCATTAAACTTTAGAATCAGAGTTAGATGCCATTCCCTGTTGACCTAAGTGTCGGTCATCAccattaattgtatttatttagaAGGATTTTCAAGTTGTTTCAAAGTAGAAATGTTATCAAGAGACctaaattttgttttggatAAGGATTTATATATGTTGTCCATACTTTAAGCTTTTCAATTTGTGTTGAATGCAAGTCTGCCACAAATGATTACGATAgtgtagagtaaaaaaaaagtatatttttaattaatacagtATTGATGAAAAAATGGCACTGAATCCATGTTTCACTAGGCCGAACATAAGGCAACTTATgcctactaataaaaaaattatttaatattagtatttataaatttttaataatctaGTGCagtaatatttctaaaaaaaaaagtaatatttcaccaaaaaaaattagtaatatatGCTTTTTTTCCTAGAGAATGAGGTTCATCctgtttaaataaaattcacatcTACTTTTGTAAAACTATTagttttttcttattatctcatacttaaaaaagtaattaattattaattataattaaatatattgtttcTTTATAACTCGATTCTCaccaaattaattatatgaaacattttttatttatctaatatCTTCATTAAATTCGataaatcaaattattcattaattactttagctttaaaaatatgttgttaaattaaaaaatacctcATCTCAAAATTCGGTGCCTAATATGATGATGGTGACAGCCAATTGAACTCACTAGGAATGATTTTTTGCACTTTCTAATGTGTTATGCCAATACACAAGTTCGATGTTCACGGTTATGTGAGACTATTTGTACATACAATGACATCATTTCTTGATTCTCATTgaaaatgtttgttttatatatagaaaGTTCTGGTCTTTTGGAGCCTAATCATGATTCACAAATTGATAATAAGGGACAAAAAGTAAATACCTACgcgataagttttttaaaaagaaaattataattataattgcaaATTGCGGTAAATTGGATTGAATTGAATCACCCAGTGTAATCAAGATTGAATTGAAATGCTTTGTCAGTGccattaactaataattatcataaatttaagatttcatttttcaataagaaattatttaatattatatgtttTCTGAGACACGATTTTAATCATATTTGATACTATTTTGTggtaattttctaaaattttcacAATTAGTTGTTTTCACTTATTATTTTACATGAGATATACGGTAAACCTTGTCATAAGAGAATATTGTcgatgtgaaaaaaaaaacataattattataagagTAATTTAGCCTCTattaaaaatagtcattatTGTTCAGAATTTTCAAACTAATGTTTAGTTGAAATTTCAGTGCCTGactatttgattaagaaaagattcatattcaagttgACTTCCTAAACTAAAATCAAGTAGTTACTTACAACTTCCAACTATTTCTTAGGCAAATTACAGGTTATTGAAAACTTGcctaaatatttgatattaatttacataccaatgttaacaaaagaaaagaatagaaataaaggCTAGGTTTAAATGCGTCACCAAGATAGACAAAAAATGATTCCAAAGAAATTATCAGGCAGGGACAACTAATAGGTGTCACCCCAAATTATGTCAAAATTCCAGAACCAGGATTTGCAAGAAATCATGCTTATGGGTTCTGGTTAACTTAGCTATTCTGTTAATCTGACCAACCATGATCACTCAAGCCAAGATGGCATGACTTGTCAGGCACTATATCAACGTGGCCTTTTTGCTGATAAAGattttcttcttgaaatgaTCTCAGCCGCCCAACTTTTTCCGATTTCAGTTTGAAACTTCCCTGAAGACAAAGTAAAAGATGAAGAGGTTGACAcaggatcaaataaaaattatgagcaTTTCATTTATGACTAAAGTTTCAATTCTACCTGCAGTTGAAAGGAAGAATTCATCCAACACTTTTCCATGTTCTGCACAAGGTAGAATATAATCTGAGATACTTGGCATCTTTGTAACGTATCATGAAGAGTATGTAGCAAAAGTAAAAATAGCATTCACTTTAGGAAGAACTATCAATTATCAACTCATCAGTCGTCAAAAAGTTGGAGTTCAACTGTTTAAGAATTCCAAACATAAGGTGGAATGGTGATAGGAATTCAATGTTCACATGCTAATATATCTATCTATAACGTACCTGTTTCATATTCCAGCGCTTGCAGAATCATCTCAACCTGATCAGAATGAACAAGGACAAATGCAATTAGAAATGAACATGGTCCCGGTATTACAGTTCCAGAGATGCATgttatgaaaacataaaatagtAATGTAAATTACACTTTATTGTCTAAATTTGTTACAAAACCCCTTATATTTAACCCCTCTCATGTTTCCTGTTGAAAATCAGACTGCATTCATCGTAATAATTGTAGTTTATAGGGATATAACCTCTAATTAAGGAAActgaatatatatttatgtgtaATTAATACAATAAGCTTATACTCCCTCCATCCCATAATAATAGtcgtgtaagaaaaaaaaaattgtcccaaaataattgtcattttagcttttcaatataatattaattgttttttttcacttatatcccttataatattaatgatatggactacaaaaactaaaaatgaattaatgatgataaggttaattttgtaaaattattattctttttcatttgtttattagtttttcttgGTCTGAGTAAACAAACTGGTATGGGACGACAATTATAATGAGATGAAGGGAGTATAAACTCTCATCCGTGGTGCATACAGACACACAATTTCAGTTCAATGCCTTTGTTTCCTCTTTCTTAAGATGGTATTGGAGCCTATCCTAAATCTATTACCGATAACCTACCATATTATCCATGCACCAAACCCAAAAAGTACTGGGCGTGAGAGGACTTATTGGGAAAAATCAAGTCCCACATCAGCTAAAAATAGTGTCAAGATAGAGTATATAGGTAGGAGGCAACCCTTACCTTATAAGCCAATTTtgtagggttgagttaggctcaAACCCACACATTCTAATATTTCccttgattaaaaaaacactgTAAGTGTTAAAAATTTGTCAAAACTGATCATGTAGAGCCTAGAGGTCATTTGTCATGTCTGAAATATTTTTTGCCAAAACTTTATCAGCTGAATacatagttttattttattctctgtaGTTTATTTTTCTACAACCACAATTCAGAGAATCTAGAACTATTCTTTTCTCTTGTTTATTCATGGAACTTATCATCTGACCTAGTTTCATACCAATGCATAGAAGACAAATTAAAATGTTCTTAATTTGGTAAATTCTGTTTGATTTAAGGAAAACGGACAACTGATTTGGAAACTTAATTATAGGATTTAAAGTTGGTGGTGCACTGAAGTTGATTTGCAAGAGGGAAGAAACCACCAAAGAGAAGTTCAATATAACCATAAAACACACCATTCAAACAGATACCTTGtcaaaatcctttacaagatTTGCCTCTAAAGAAGAATTGTTTTCATACTCTGCCCAAAGTTCTTTGATCTCTTCAGCTGTAATAAAAACAAAGTGGCCTCAAGTAAATTTGATGCCAAATTTGGAATCTCTGTAAAAGTTTCCcagaaaaataatttgcaaTACCTCTTATCCCTCCACCGAGAAGTTCACACATTTTGCTTAAGGCTTCCTGCTCCATTCTGCTCTTTTCAGCCTTGGGCACACCATCAGATGGTGTTATATCTCCTACAATAGCTATTGAATGCAAAACCATGCTCAAACttcaataaattataatcaGCAATATATTAAAGAAGACTTGATACCTTATCCAAttccttttatctttttcttatgtATACTTGAGGAAAACCAATGTGTTGAGTATTCACAATCACATACAACTAAGTCAAAATTTGAGGAACAAAGTCAATTAATCCAACattcttttattgaatttttcattCCTTGTACATGTTATTATCTATGGCTATGTTTGGCCCAACTTAGTTTTTTAGGAACAACTACtttaaaataactcaaaataaGAGTTTTAGAAGTAAAAGCTGCTTAGcagttttcatttctttttgctTAAAAGAGATTATGAGAGAGAGAGCATGGAAGGAGAGATGGAATATCAAGGGGAGAAAGAGACTGAGAAAgcagacagagagagagagagaacgagAGGAGAGGAGAGATATTGGCGGGGGGAAGAGGGAGCCTTAACTTGTTTTCCTTTAAAACTGGGGaggttcttaatttcttaagaGCATTTTAGAAAATGTGTTTGACCCAAGTGCTATTTTTAAGGATAAGAAAAGCTCAAAAAAGGTTGCACCAAACACTACCTAAGTATTCAAGTTAGATTTTTCATCTTATTCAATAATTTAATAAGCAGAGTCAGTATTTAATAATGATTACCTAGCAATATTCAACATGCTATTAATCCATTGATTTTCATAAAGCTGGGGAACTGAATTTTGAGAATTAACTGCTCTTCCAGGCAGAGAGGGATGCTCacataacataaataaatgagCACGTCCTCTACAATTTATGCTACACTGCATTGTGAAAATTACCAATGATTTCAGCTTTCAAGGACATGAGTCATCATCCAGtcattttgaatgaaatttgaaaaaattgatttcaaGCCAATACAGCAAGCAATTCATCCAATGTAAAATTTGTCACCAAGATATAAAGAAATGCAGAAAAAATTCAATCAGAGGAAATCAGACATACCCTCTGCAATATCATGCACGAGTGCTATTTTAATACATCTGTACAGCAGGAAAAAAGAGTGTAAAGCGAAACCCAAATGGATCACCTAAAACAAATccagtaaatataaataacaggAATGGGGGCAAGTAAACAAAGTAAATTACTCCAACAAAAATGAATTTACAGAGATAAGGAAGTTTAGGACAAAAATCAGTGAGGTGAGATATAAACATACTGACTGACACTATTACACTATTAGACAGACAGTATTCACAAGGTAAAAGAAATCTGTTATTTTGGCGAATGACGAGTGTGCATAGTTTGCATTCTCTTTATACCATCTAGACtgtacaaaattacaaatatcaCCGACAAAGAAATGCCTCACTAATCTGTGACAACAACAAATTACGTAGCAGCTTTGCAACAAGCTTAGAGGGTATAGCTTGAACAAGAATTTGAAAAAGGCAATTCATTATCCAGCCAAAATTTAATGCaagactttttattttctttttaatttaagagGTGAAACTACGCCCCAAAATGGACCAGCAGTTGAATGATTTGGCCCTTGCTTAAGTCAATATCTCTAGCTGCAAGAGTTGTTTCTAATTTTAAGTTGTTCTTTCTAGCAAATACATAACCCAAGGTCACCTTGTTGGCTCACCCATAATGAAAAGAAAGCTATTTATTGCACAATACGCAATTTAAGCCTCAAAATGAAATCATAAcattgaaatattaatagctAGTACAATATTCCTCAAATTGGATATATGCAAGAAACCATTTAATTTACCCTTTAATCTTTATGGTCATTGAAATTCtaaacatttatataaaaaaaaagaggccaATAAAGCAAACCAAGCTGAATATAACAAATTGCATAGAATAGAAAGATACTATAGTAAAACAGAAAGGTCACAACTATATAAACAAGACGAAAAATGCTAGGAACACACTCTCTAACACACTCTTTCTCATGGctgaaatttattggaaatgACAAAATTTGGTGGGTCCCAATCATATTTAATGACTCTCctaattttgtagttttcaaaaaattttaaCCAAATAAGGAGAGCGTGTTTGTATTAAGAGAAAGAAACCAAAGAAAATATctagaagaagagagaaactcTTAGGAAAATCAATTGTATAAAACTGAGAAAGATAAAAACTGAATTACAGAG contains:
- the LOC100789619 gene encoding 5'-deoxynucleotidase hdd1 — protein: MVIIHYSAASCCCVPSLHRSSPSRSILAPAIFFFRDAAPNLRLVSVWSQPPGSEGFGEPNKHSSRDASVGFSASSSSVIDFLTLCHRLKTTKRKGWVNHGIKGAESIADHMYRMALMALVSGDVPGLDRERCIKIALVHDIAEAIVGDITPSDGVPKAEKSRMEQEALSKMCELLGGGIRAEEIKELWAEYENNSSLEANLVKDFDKVEMILQALEYETEHGKVLDEFFLSTAGKFQTEIGKSWAAEIISRRKSLSAKRPR